One part of the Tachysurus fulvidraco isolate hzauxx_2018 chromosome 23, HZAU_PFXX_2.0, whole genome shotgun sequence genome encodes these proteins:
- the ankrd33aa gene encoding photoreceptor ankyrin repeat protein: MDRTVNTLYQACAKNQAKSLCKFLDRGVTQEEVMELDTNGRNGLMLAVSKGYVDVVYGLNQCPFLDINHQDNDGNTALMIAAQAGFVTILTYILNYYSGVDIELRDHRGFTALIKAALQGNNDCVASLLMAGADINSVDATQRKDVREWALKTGHFETFTRLKQLFNRPRAEQFCETYVPEWPDLKELVRKATTTKSAGQKVACCLKSTFTFSFPQDPQDNGVLDHMVRITTSIHSPLVVTGCHPLCPSSPPEIGKRYLAMSGLVQSNPNQKLNSHMIHNSNGSIFSESSTISSGSSISLSSCYSKPESKSSMFSLASSRMLKLVPRSIARHNSVFPASCIPQIKVTKSADPTPKKEKKRKMSRGYLEPPVWKYKEAKMEKKKEKKRLEREKAHKMQMEKTAKKKSKN; this comes from the exons ATGGACAGAACGGTCAACACTCTGTATCAGGCATGTGCTAAGAACCAGGCAAAGTCCCTGTGCAAATTCCTAGACCGGGGCGTAACTCAGGAAGAAGTCATGGAGCTGGACACCAATGGCAGG AACGGCCTTATGTTGGCAGTTTCCAAAGGCTATGTAGATGTTGTGTACGGCCTGAATCAGTGTCCATTTCTGGATATTAATCATCAGGATAATGACGGAAACACAGCTCTCATGATTGCAGCACAAGCTG GTTTTGTGACTATCCTAACCTACATTCTGAATTACTATTCCGGTGTGGACATTGAGCTCAGAGATCACAGAGGTTTCACTGCTCTCATTAAAGCAGCCTTGCAGGGCAACAACGACTGTGTGGCCTCACTGCTCATGGCTG GTGCAGATATAAATTCAGTAGATGCGACACAGAGGAAGGATGTAAGAGAATGGGCGCTAAAAACAGGACACTTTGAAACTTTTACAAGACTGAAGCAACTGTTCAATCGGCCTCGTGCAGAGCAGTTCTGTGAAACCTACGTCCCGGAGTGGCCAGATCTTAAAGAGCTGGTACGAAAAGCCACAACCACAAAAAGTGCAGGGCAGAAGGTCGCCTGTTGTTTGAAATCCACATTCACGTTCAGTTTTCCACAAGATCCTCAGGACAACGGTGTCCTGGATCACATGGTGCGCATCACCACAAGCATCCACAGTCCGCTGGTAGTCACTGGTTGCCATCCACTCTGTCCCTCGAGCCCCCCAGAGATCGGCAAAAGGTATTTAGCCATGAGTGGACTGGTGCAGTCAAACCCAAACCAGAAACTTAACAGCCACATGATACACAACAGCAATGGTTCCATCTTCTCAGAATCCTCCACCATCAGTTCCGGATCATCAATATCTCTGTCCTCATGCTACTCAAAGCCAGAGAGTAAGAGCAGCATGTTCTCCTTGGCTTCCAGCAGAATGCTTAAACTGGTCCCACGCAGCATAGCTCGCCATAACAGCGTCTTCCCTGCAAGCTGCATCCCTCAAATCAAAGTGACCAAGTCAGCTGACCCAACACccaagaaggaaaagaaaaggaagatgTCAAGAGGTTACCTGGAGCCACCTGTTTGGAAGTACAAGGAGGCGaaaatggagaagaaaaaagagaagaagcggctggagagagagaaggctcATAAGATGCAGATGGAAAAAACTGCCAAGAAAAAGTCGAAAAATTGA